The stretch of DNA ATCTGGGCGTTCACCTTATTGATGGACCCCAGGGGTTTGTTGAAACCTTGAACGAGGCGGCTGCCGGTGACCTGCTGGTCGAGCCGGAAGGAAAGCACCGGGCCGGGCAAACCGCCGGGCAATACAAAGATCAACTGGCCCGCGTGAATCTGGCGGGTGAAGCCTTGCTGAAATTTCACTTCAGCCGTGCCTTCGAGCGTCAGCACTTTGAAACCGCCGCTGGGCGTGGTGACCACGATGATGGTCGTGCCGAGCACGGCCGCCGTGGCCGCCGCGGTGTGGATCGAGCCGCCGCCTTTGCCCTTGGGCGAATTGAAAAGGAGGCTGCCTTGCTCGAGATGGATGCTGCGATTGGCGGCATCGAAAGAGAAAATGGTGTTGGCGCCGACGCGGGTGATGGTGTTGTCGGCGGCGACGAGTTCTGCGCGGGAGCCGGGGCCGGTACGCAGCACGTCCGGCATTTTGAAGAGGCCATCCACCGAGGCGGCATGCTTGGAATTATCGGACGTGGAGATGATTTCCACATCATTGACGACCTGGGTGAACTTGGATTCCTTGAGGTCAATGGCTCCGAAAGATGAGAGGCCCGTGAGAACGCCAGTAGTTGTTATAACAAATAATTTTTTCATAACCCGTAAGTCGAATCCGGTGCAGCTTGAGACGTGCCTTTAGAAAAGCGCACAATGGGCCAAATGTAAAGTCCCCTTTTACAAAAACTGATTTGAAAAAATCGTTTGGGTTATGAGGATGGATGAGGCACTCGTTCGGGAATGGTGACGGTCGTGCTGGCTTTTTTGACGCAGAGGCGCAGAGAAAAAACAAATATTGGATGGTACGGAGGAAACAAATTTTTCATCATCCATGACTCTTTCTCCCCGTGGCCGTCCGCAAGGACCTCTGCGCCTCTGCGTCAAATTGACTTGTCCCATGTCGGCAAAACTACAAAACGCCTGACCTTAAATTTCTTTTCTTTCTTGTGGGGCGTTTTTTGCTACAGATGAAGCGTGTATTTGGAATATTACGGCCTGACCGAGCCGCCCTTCACGATAACGCCGAATCCGCGCTTTCTGTTTTTCAGCGGCAAGCATCGCGAGGCGCTCAACCATCTTTTGTATGGCATCCGCGAACGGAAGGGGTTCGTCCAACTCACGGGTGAAGTCGGCGCGGGCAAGACGACCTTATGCCGCGCGTTGCTCGAACAGCTTGGCGAAAATTTTTCCACAGCGCTCATCCTCAATCCGGTGATGGGCATGGATCAACTCGTAAGAGCCGTCGCCATCGAGTTCGGTTTGGACGCGCGCGGGCTTGACCGGTTGGAAACCATCGCGCTCATCAATGATTTTCTGTTGCATCAGTTGGAGGCGAATCGCGAGACGGTTTTGATCATTGACGAGGCGCAGGACCTGACCAACGAACTGCTCGAACAAGTGCGGCTACTGTCCAATCTGGAGACAGACGACCGCAAGCTGCTGCAAATCGTGTTGATGGGACAACCGGAATTGCGCGACCGCTTGAACGACCATTCGCTAAGGCAGTTGCGGCAACGCATCACCGTGCGCTACCACCTGACACCCCTCACGCGTGCGGAAGTGGCACAATACGTGCAGCATCGGCTTCAAGTTTCGGGTGCGCAAGGCGCGCCTTACTTCACGACGCCGGCGTTGTGGCGGGTGTATCGCTACAGCCAGGGCATTCCGCGGTTGATAAACGCGGTGTGCGACAAGGCTCTGCTGGCCGCATTCGTGGAGCAGCGGGACAAGATTGATTTTCGCCTGGTCGGCCGGGCGTTGCGAGAGTTGGAAGGCAAGATTAACGCATGAGTTTGATTAACGATGCCCTGAAACGGGCGAAGGAAACG from Verrucomicrobiia bacterium encodes:
- a CDS encoding AAA family ATPase, giving the protein MYLEYYGLTEPPFTITPNPRFLFFSGKHREALNHLLYGIRERKGFVQLTGEVGAGKTTLCRALLEQLGENFSTALILNPVMGMDQLVRAVAIEFGLDARGLDRLETIALINDFLLHQLEANRETVLIIDEAQDLTNELLEQVRLLSNLETDDRKLLQIVLMGQPELRDRLNDHSLRQLRQRITVRYHLTPLTRAEVAQYVQHRLQVSGAQGAPYFTTPALWRVYRYSQGIPRLINAVCDKALLAAFVEQRDKIDFRLVGRALRELEGKINA